One window of the Crateriforma spongiae genome contains the following:
- a CDS encoding HzsA-related protein: MIPRPYRISARTFVVLAVLLVVHAMTAETCPSATPNFDRQCDNLRSAVEHLRTTYGHDYPRGDAFLKRLDELRRKAESDPDAARSDLVRLRREALLDHPRLTGDLLMVRRRAENPIHGIAVPAPHETMAGYDKTGYDNDVVRISLDDIAADRAQPPMDRFFRPDDGGFIGDLRLHYDADRLLVTRSDAVNWKLWEIGVDDQSMRPVTTAPDDVDCFDGCYLPDGRIIFASTASYQSVPCHHGQMPTGNLYRCNADGSDMRQLCFDQDIDANPVVLPSGQVMYSRWDYVGINHIFLRELMVMNPDGTGQRAIYGSNSYFPNSLFFSQPLPGKDHGLVSILSGYHGAPRMGWLVTLDPSKGWQNEDGIIHRISGQGTPVLPVIRDTAIDPDWPKFLHPQPISDKFFLVSMLRDRRGKWEIYLADVFDNIVRIAKDDQYHLLEPTPVQKRATPPVIADRTDPQATRATVYLHDVHAGPGLDGVPRGTVQRLRVLSYHFGYRQLAGPDKIGYGGPWDSMQIEGTVDVESDGSAMFEVPANTPLAVQPLDQQGRAVQLMRSWFTAMPGEVVSCVGCHEKPLESAATQFTLAATKPPQSIRDWYGPPRGFDFQREVQPVLDHHCVGCHDGQSAAPDLRTEDAHDDPETWPIGYVSRLHPDMHRETGGRMTYTPAYDALVHYIRRVGIEDSVEMLTPGEYHAETSPLIQMLRRGHHGVKLDAEAWDRLVTWIDLNGPCHGTWSDVYPIPDDARARRRELQLRYGGPARDPEHVPPTPPYVSSVESVTGKRTGDDRNASTPSDASAASGAASSVGQRSISMPDGSSLTLVKIQPAGSSTAYWMASTEITNAQYQAFDPDHRSRFYAHRLDRPDGPGVWMGEDSQPVVRVSRDEAMAFCRWLSTQTSLEVRLPTDHQWTLATGDAAEAKYWFGDQSDDFAPYENLADASFGRGVMSALKVHPPDVTQWSGGVPHLVLEGGKRSAVRFNDGAVVTAAVGSFQANPLGMHDMHGNVAEWLLPDSAAKDDNAVAAGGSFFDPPSDATAAMRRTYARWQKVFNVGFRIVATSP, from the coding sequence ATGATTCCACGCCCGTATCGAATTTCTGCGAGAACCTTCGTCGTCCTCGCGGTTCTGTTGGTCGTTCATGCAATGACGGCCGAAACGTGTCCATCGGCGACACCGAACTTTGATCGTCAGTGCGACAATCTACGTTCGGCGGTCGAACATCTGCGGACGACTTACGGTCACGACTATCCACGTGGCGATGCGTTTTTGAAACGCTTGGATGAATTGCGACGCAAAGCGGAATCTGATCCGGACGCGGCGCGATCCGACTTGGTCCGTTTACGACGCGAAGCGTTACTGGATCATCCGCGGCTGACCGGTGATTTGCTGATGGTGCGTCGCCGGGCCGAAAACCCGATTCACGGGATCGCCGTGCCAGCGCCGCATGAAACCATGGCGGGTTACGACAAGACCGGTTACGACAACGATGTCGTGCGGATCAGCCTGGACGACATCGCCGCTGATCGGGCACAGCCGCCGATGGACAGGTTCTTTCGCCCGGACGATGGCGGCTTCATCGGCGATTTACGACTGCACTATGACGCCGATCGTTTGTTGGTCACTCGATCCGATGCGGTCAACTGGAAGTTGTGGGAAATTGGCGTCGACGATCAATCGATGCGACCGGTCACCACCGCACCGGATGATGTCGATTGCTTCGACGGTTGCTATCTGCCCGACGGTCGAATCATCTTTGCCAGCACCGCGTCGTACCAATCGGTGCCCTGTCACCATGGCCAGATGCCGACGGGAAATCTTTATCGCTGCAACGCCGACGGCAGCGACATGCGACAGCTGTGTTTTGATCAAGACATCGATGCCAATCCGGTGGTCTTGCCCAGCGGTCAAGTCATGTACAGTCGCTGGGATTACGTCGGCATCAACCACATCTTTCTGCGTGAGTTGATGGTGATGAACCCGGACGGGACCGGCCAACGGGCGATCTACGGCAGCAATTCCTACTTTCCCAACTCGCTGTTCTTCAGCCAACCGTTGCCCGGAAAGGACCACGGTTTGGTCAGCATACTGTCGGGGTATCACGGTGCGCCACGCATGGGATGGCTGGTCACGCTGGATCCGTCCAAAGGTTGGCAAAACGAGGACGGAATCATTCATCGGATCAGTGGCCAGGGCACACCGGTCTTGCCCGTAATTCGCGACACTGCGATCGATCCTGACTGGCCTAAGTTCTTGCATCCACAGCCCATCAGCGACAAGTTTTTCTTGGTCAGCATGTTGCGCGATCGCCGCGGCAAGTGGGAAATCTATCTGGCCGATGTCTTTGACAACATCGTGCGCATTGCCAAGGACGACCAGTATCATCTCTTGGAACCGACTCCGGTGCAAAAACGTGCAACGCCTCCGGTGATCGCCGATCGTACCGATCCCCAGGCCACCCGTGCGACGGTCTATTTGCACGATGTGCACGCCGGGCCGGGACTGGACGGTGTGCCGCGAGGAACTGTCCAGCGATTGCGAGTGCTTTCGTACCATTTCGGTTATCGACAGTTGGCCGGGCCGGACAAAATCGGGTACGGCGGTCCCTGGGATAGCATGCAGATCGAAGGCACCGTGGACGTCGAATCGGATGGGTCGGCCATGTTCGAAGTTCCGGCCAACACGCCGCTGGCGGTTCAGCCGCTGGATCAGCAAGGACGTGCCGTCCAGTTGATGCGTAGCTGGTTCACCGCGATGCCCGGCGAAGTCGTATCGTGTGTCGGGTGTCATGAAAAGCCGTTGGAATCGGCCGCCACGCAGTTCACCCTGGCGGCAACCAAACCACCGCAATCAATTCGTGACTGGTACGGGCCGCCACGCGGATTTGATTTTCAACGTGAAGTCCAACCGGTACTGGATCACCATTGTGTCGGATGTCATGACGGACAGTCGGCGGCACCCGATCTTCGGACCGAAGACGCACATGACGACCCCGAGACTTGGCCGATCGGGTATGTCAGTCGTCTGCACCCAGACATGCACCGCGAAACCGGGGGCCGAATGACGTACACGCCGGCCTACGATGCACTGGTGCACTACATCCGGCGGGTCGGTATCGAAGATTCGGTGGAAATGCTGACCCCTGGCGAATACCACGCCGAAACCAGCCCGCTGATTCAAATGCTTCGACGTGGCCATCATGGTGTCAAGCTGGATGCCGAGGCCTGGGATCGTTTGGTCACCTGGATTGATCTAAATGGCCCCTGCCACGGAACGTGGTCCGACGTTTATCCGATCCCCGATGACGCGAGGGCACGCCGTCGCGAGCTTCAATTGCGATATGGCGGCCCGGCACGTGATCCGGAACACGTGCCGCCCACACCGCCCTACGTTTCATCCGTTGAAAGTGTTACAGGGAAACGCACCGGAGACGATCGAAACGCGAGCACGCCGTCCGACGCATCGGCGGCCAGCGGGGCGGCATCGTCGGTCGGTCAGCGATCGATTTCGATGCCGGACGGATCATCGCTAACGCTGGTGAAGATCCAGCCGGCTGGTTCGAGCACGGCCTATTGGATGGCGTCGACGGAAATCACCAACGCACAGTATCAAGCGTTTGATCCCGATCATCGGTCCAGGTTCTACGCGCATCGATTGGATCGCCCGGATGGTCCTGGGGTTTGGATGGGCGAAGATTCACAACCGGTTGTCCGAGTTAGCCGCGATGAAGCGATGGCGTTTTGTCGTTGGCTTTCGACACAGACGTCGCTAGAGGTTCGTTTGCCGACCGATCACCAATGGACACTGGCAACGGGGGACGCCGCAGAGGCAAAGTACTGGTTCGGCGACCAGTCCGATGACTTTGCCCCGTATGAAAACTTGGCGGATGCCTCGTTCGGTCGCGGAGTCATGTCGGCGTTGAAAGTTCACCCACCCGACGTGACGCAGTGGTCCGGGGGCGTTCCGCACTTGGTCTTGGAAGGCGGCAAGCGATCGGCAGTTCGCTTCAACGACGGGGCAGTCGTGACGGCCGCGGTGGGCAGTTTTCAAGCCAACCCGTTGGGCATGCACGACATGCACGGCAACGTGGCGGAGTGGTTGTTGCCGGATTCGGCTGCAAAGGACGACAACGCGGTTGCGGCTGGAGGTTCCTTTTTCGATCCTCCATCGGATGCCACCGCCGCGATGAGACGAACCTATGCTCGGTGGCAGAAGGTTTTCAACGTCGGTTTCCGTATCGTTGCGACGTCGCCTTAG
- a CDS encoding Gfo/Idh/MocA family protein, protein MADNRRQFLASTASAAAATAAMVHTSPIARAADGSKLKAVVLGVGWYGMVDAKAALKVGGVDIAGICDVDSEHLEQSAEELKKLQGHRPQTFADHNEMLDKVDPDIAIIGTPPHWHSLQLIDCLNRGIDVYCEKPLTYDVREGQALVKAVNDSGRVVQVGFQRRQSQAFAEVKQFVESGKAGRIVQADVQIHYKAGTKDATPQDPPSSLDWDRWCGPAPKIAYSPQVGHKSWRLEKTTGHGHLVDWGIHNIDATRMMMNLDLPNRITADGGIYQYDGIITTPDTLSVHFEFDSMPVVWRHRLWGATEADPQYKNGVFLFGEDATIFSSDRQWMLIPKNNKGDIEVHDAPVDLGGKHMANFLAAVRGQESLACPIEQGFRSTATVQLGMVAYESGTTVHFDPKTLNVKGNDDAAALLRREYRAPYQHPYQA, encoded by the coding sequence ATGGCCGACAACCGACGACAATTCCTCGCCTCCACCGCATCCGCTGCTGCTGCTACCGCCGCCATGGTTCACACGTCCCCGATCGCGCGAGCGGCGGACGGATCGAAATTGAAAGCCGTCGTTCTTGGAGTGGGCTGGTACGGCATGGTAGATGCCAAAGCGGCGCTGAAGGTGGGTGGGGTGGACATCGCGGGAATCTGTGATGTCGATAGCGAACACCTGGAACAATCGGCAGAGGAACTGAAGAAGCTGCAGGGTCATCGGCCGCAAACGTTTGCCGATCACAACGAAATGCTGGACAAGGTGGATCCCGACATTGCGATCATCGGAACGCCACCGCATTGGCATTCGCTGCAATTGATCGATTGTCTGAATCGTGGCATCGACGTCTATTGCGAAAAACCACTGACGTACGACGTCCGCGAAGGACAGGCGTTGGTCAAAGCCGTCAATGACAGCGGCCGCGTCGTTCAAGTTGGTTTTCAGCGTCGTCAAAGTCAAGCGTTCGCCGAAGTCAAACAGTTCGTCGAATCAGGTAAGGCGGGCCGGATCGTTCAAGCCGACGTTCAGATCCATTACAAGGCTGGCACCAAAGATGCGACCCCTCAGGATCCACCGTCGTCGCTGGATTGGGATCGTTGGTGTGGACCGGCACCAAAAATTGCTTACAGCCCTCAAGTCGGTCACAAAAGTTGGCGTTTGGAAAAGACCACCGGCCATGGGCACTTGGTCGACTGGGGCATCCACAACATCGATGCGACCCGGATGATGATGAATCTGGATCTGCCGAATCGCATCACGGCCGATGGCGGCATCTATCAATACGACGGCATCATCACGACACCCGACACACTGTCGGTCCACTTCGAATTCGATTCGATGCCGGTCGTTTGGCGGCACCGACTGTGGGGCGCCACAGAAGCCGATCCTCAATACAAAAATGGTGTATTCTTGTTCGGCGAAGATGCCACCATTTTTTCCAGCGATCGCCAGTGGATGTTGATCCCCAAAAACAACAAGGGAGACATCGAAGTCCACGACGCTCCTGTCGATTTGGGCGGCAAACACATGGCGAATTTCTTGGCCGCCGTACGAGGCCAGGAATCGCTGGCGTGTCCAATCGAACAAGGGTTCCGTTCCACCGCGACGGTTCAGCTTGGCATGGTGGCGTACGAGAGTGGGACGACGGTTCATTTCGATCCGAAGACGCTGAACGTCAAAGGCAACGACGATGCGGCGGCGCTGTTGCGTCGTGAGTACCGCGCCCCGTACCAACACCCGTACCAGGCGTAG
- a CDS encoding sulfite exporter TauE/SafE family protein: MVGFSDLHERLYRRDNVPSSADRASLSLPHPKILMLTELSIQEILMLALGAAGIGVSKSGFPGISMLHVVLYAFVFGAKDSTGVLLPMLVVGDCCAIYFFGRKAVWHQVRRLLPPTLVGILVGWQLMDRLNEDLFRILVGFIILALTIVQVVRMWRPTWFDQVPHQRWFAVLLGLLAGLTTMMANAAGPVVALYLLAVSLPKWELIGTTAWLFLVLNLLKLPLSFQLGLITPSTLAVGATFAIAIPLGILSGRWLVSRVSQKLFNGILLAFTGIAALRLIGLF, from the coding sequence ATGGTTGGTTTCTCCGATCTTCACGAACGACTGTACCGGCGCGACAACGTGCCGTCATCGGCCGACCGCGCTTCGTTATCGCTGCCCCACCCTAAGATCCTGATGCTGACCGAACTGTCGATCCAAGAAATTTTGATGCTTGCCCTTGGTGCGGCGGGTATTGGGGTCAGCAAGTCGGGATTCCCCGGCATCAGCATGCTGCACGTCGTGTTGTATGCGTTCGTCTTCGGCGCGAAAGATTCCACCGGCGTGTTGTTGCCGATGCTGGTGGTCGGCGACTGTTGTGCGATCTACTTTTTTGGACGCAAAGCAGTCTGGCATCAGGTCCGCCGTCTATTGCCGCCGACGCTGGTCGGAATCCTGGTCGGTTGGCAATTGATGGATCGCTTGAACGAGGATCTGTTTCGCATTCTGGTCGGGTTCATCATCCTGGCGTTGACGATCGTTCAAGTGGTTCGCATGTGGCGCCCAACTTGGTTCGACCAGGTTCCCCACCAACGCTGGTTTGCGGTGTTGCTGGGTTTGTTGGCCGGGCTGACGACGATGATGGCCAATGCCGCCGGCCCCGTGGTCGCGTTGTATCTGTTGGCGGTCAGTTTGCCAAAATGGGAATTGATCGGCACCACGGCTTGGCTGTTTCTGGTGTTGAACCTGTTGAAATTGCCGCTGAGTTTTCAGTTGGGCTTGATCACTCCATCCACGTTGGCGGTCGGTGCCACATTCGCCATCGCGATTCCGCTGGGCATCTTGAGCGGACGCTGGCTGGTGTCGCGAGTCTCCCAGAAGCTTTTCAACGGCATTTTGCTGGCGTTCACCGGCATCGCCGCGCTGCGTTTGATCGGGCTGTTTTAG
- a CDS encoding MBL fold metallo-hydrolase, with the protein MNIEVTVLAENTVRGRQLLAEHGWACYLRCGSDGLLWDTGQGMAIAHNARELGLSLTQVQTVVLSHGHYDHTNGLAEVWDANPGVQIVGHSACTEAKFRRLADGSVRDVGMKTSIRDGLTSIKNRWNPCDVSRCMVGPLWTTGPVPRITDFEDTGGDFYLDDACQTIDPIVDDQAFFFDTAAGIVVLLGCAHAGVINTLMHICQLRPNRPIDTVIGGMHLGSASQNRIRETIRGLTDLGVQRVAPSHCTGFSAAAKMRAAFGDRCEETHVGKRWLFSASDSTLV; encoded by the coding sequence ATGAACATCGAAGTCACGGTCTTGGCGGAAAACACGGTTCGTGGGCGTCAGTTATTGGCCGAGCACGGCTGGGCCTGTTATCTGCGGTGCGGCAGCGATGGATTGCTTTGGGACACCGGCCAAGGCATGGCCATCGCCCACAACGCTCGTGAACTGGGCCTGTCCCTGACTCAGGTGCAAACGGTTGTTTTAAGCCACGGCCACTACGACCACACCAACGGACTGGCGGAAGTCTGGGATGCCAACCCTGGGGTTCAGATTGTCGGACATTCCGCTTGCACCGAAGCAAAGTTTCGACGATTGGCTGATGGCTCGGTCCGTGATGTGGGGATGAAGACGTCGATCCGCGATGGCCTGACTTCGATCAAAAATCGCTGGAACCCCTGTGACGTCTCGCGTTGCATGGTCGGGCCGCTGTGGACGACCGGTCCGGTTCCACGCATCACCGATTTCGAAGACACCGGCGGCGATTTCTATCTGGATGATGCCTGTCAGACCATCGACCCGATCGTCGACGACCAAGCGTTTTTCTTTGACACCGCCGCGGGCATTGTCGTGTTGTTGGGTTGTGCCCACGCCGGTGTAATCAACACGCTGATGCACATCTGCCAATTGCGTCCGAACCGTCCGATCGACACGGTCATCGGCGGCATGCACTTGGGATCGGCATCACAAAACCGCATCCGCGAGACGATTCGCGGTTTGACGGACTTGGGCGTTCAGCGTGTCGCGCCGTCGCACTGCACAGGATTTAGCGCCGCGGCAAAGATGCGTGCAGCCTTCGGCGATCGATGCGAAGAAACTCACGTGGGAAAACGTTGGTTGTTTTCGGCATCGGATTCAACGTTGGTCTAG
- a CDS encoding PaaI family thioesterase produces the protein MYQSTRQIAHPHCVVCGADSSGGLGIQFRPVSETAVEAIVQCDERWQGYPDMLHGGVICMMLDGVMTNCIFATGVTAVTADMNVRFLHPVASSGSITLKANISDSSSMLYYLEAELIQDGKTKARATARFVKRATKMDPSADRPKQR, from the coding sequence ATGTATCAATCCACCCGGCAAATCGCCCATCCCCACTGCGTCGTTTGTGGCGCCGATTCCTCCGGCGGTTTGGGCATCCAATTTCGTCCCGTCAGCGAAACCGCGGTCGAAGCCATCGTGCAGTGTGACGAACGTTGGCAAGGGTATCCGGACATGCTGCACGGCGGGGTGATCTGCATGATGCTTGATGGTGTGATGACCAATTGCATCTTTGCCACTGGGGTCACGGCCGTCACCGCCGACATGAACGTGCGGTTCTTGCATCCGGTCGCATCGTCCGGCTCGATCACTTTGAAAGCGAACATCAGCGATTCGTCTTCCATGCTGTATTACCTGGAAGCCGAATTGATCCAGGACGGAAAGACGAAAGCTCGCGCGACGGCACGGTTCGTCAAACGTGCGACGAAAATGGATCCGTCCGCTGATCGACCGAAACAGCGATGA
- the rimI gene encoding ribosomal protein S18-alanine N-acetyltransferase — protein sequence MDTKQESLAVHIRWMIRRDMPAVLETETRSFEFAWTEEDFIRCLRQRNCIGMVAEIEDRVAGFMIYELHKNRLHILNFAVHPEFRRRGLGHAMIGKLLGKLSHERRNRIMLEVRETNLEAQLFFKSVGFRAISVLRDFYDDAAEDAYLMQYRYQPTAEELAQPHNRISRLAG from the coding sequence GTGGATACGAAACAGGAATCTCTGGCCGTTCACATTCGTTGGATGATTCGTCGCGACATGCCGGCGGTGCTGGAGACGGAGACACGATCCTTCGAATTTGCATGGACCGAAGAGGACTTTATCCGTTGCCTGCGTCAACGCAATTGCATCGGAATGGTCGCGGAGATCGAAGACCGCGTGGCGGGCTTCATGATCTATGAACTGCACAAGAATCGGTTGCACATTTTGAACTTTGCCGTGCATCCGGAATTTCGCCGTCGTGGCTTAGGTCACGCGATGATCGGCAAGTTGTTGGGCAAGCTTTCACATGAACGCCGCAACCGGATCATGTTGGAAGTCCGCGAAACCAACTTGGAAGCGCAGCTGTTCTTCAAGAGCGTCGGGTTCCGTGCGATCAGCGTGCTGCGTGACTTCTATGATGACGCTGCCGAAGACGCCTATCTGATGCAGTATCGGTACCAACCGACGGCCGAAGAATTGGCCCAACCGCACAATCGCATCTCACGATTGGCCGGCTGA